Sequence from the Thermoanaerobacterium sp. PSU-2 genome:
AGATATGCCTACTTCGTCCATTACTACTTTCCTTACTCCGTTTCGGACCAATGATGATAGGATAAGCTTATCAGTATCATCGATCTCTCCTCCTACGAAAGACATATTTTCACTTCTACATGATATACATTTTTCAAGGTAAATTGCTACGTTTTTTAGACTAATGCTCTGCTCTTTTATGCTGGGAATCTTTATACGGGATATATCAAGATATGCCACTATTTCTTTGTTGTAATGATCTGTAATAGGCATTGCAGTACAATACCAATTCTTAAACAAGTCGCAACAATGGTCTTTTCCGTATAACTGTGCAAGGCTTTTGTATTCCATGGCTATGTTGACTGCATTTGTTCCACTGTCTTCAAGCCTTAGGCTTATGCCTTCTCTAAATTGCAGTTTTTTAAAATCTTCATTTAATTGGTCATTAGCTATAATTTCAATCACATAACCGTCTTTATCACACAGAATAAAGAAATATCCTTCTTCAATAAGCATCCTGTACCTATAGCATTGATTTACAAAGTTGTTTAACAGCAATATTAAAAAGTTGTTTTCTCTTTTCTTTTTTAACAATGCATCATCATCGATTGTTTTATCAAATGAGTTTTTTTCAGGATTGATATTTAAAAGCAATGATTCCCTATAAGACACAGTCAGCTTACCATTTCCTCTTTTTATAAACATGTCATTGTTCATCAATATCACTCCATCATTTTACTTTTCCGTTAATCGCAATATCCTCTTTTAATACCAGCGTGCATCGCTTGTATAGTTAGCTTGCTCTAATTGAACTCCATTTCTATAAACTGTACCTTTCGTGACAAGCCTGTAATAATACCCTTCTTCCACATACCATATTTCACTTATGGAACAGCTAATATCTGTCGATGTGGTTGACCAGCTTTTGATTGTCACCCAGTTTCCGTTCTTGTACTGTTGAAGATAAGCATCAATTCTGATTTTGTCGACGCTGAAAGCATATAATACGCTGTCGACAGTTGATTTTCCCATCGATGATATGTCGAATGTGTTAGTAAACTGGGATATGGCTATCCAATTAGGCGTTATTGGACTTGTCACTAATTTTTTTGAAATACCATCATCCGCAAAACCAGTGGTTGAAAGTGATGTCACCATTATTATTGTCAGCACAAAAATAGACAAGAATTTTTTAAACACACTATCACCTCACTAATTTTTTCCTTCATAAATATAAAACAACTTACAATGGATTTCGTTACAGTTTTTTATAAAAATTTTTATCAATTTCAGTATACAAAATTTCATTTTAATATTGTCAATTTAGGAACGAAAATATCATTTTAAGAAACGAAAAAGCATTTTTACCTCTTAATTTTCCTCAATTGCAAGATAAAAAAATAAAGACAGATTATTTTCTGTCCTTATTTTGTAAGTTACATTTGTCAACAACTTATTATAGATATGCACTATATTTAATTACCTTGAGCAGCATCTACTGTTATAACACCATCTTTATAATCGACTTTATATCCAAATGCTTCACTTATAACCCTTAGGGGGATATATGTGCAATTATCGACTAATCTCACCTTCACCGGAAGTTCATTGATCTTATCATTTATTTTTGCTACCTTTGACCCTATTGTCAACTCTACAGTCGTACTATCTTTTTCTGCTGTTATTGTTTGACTGTCACTATGCCAATTCACTGTTGCACCTAATTTTTCAAAAAATTCACGGGCCGGTACTACTGTAATTCCGTCTATTAAAGTAAATGGCTCCTTAGTAAATTTTATCTCTTGCCCGTTTAACTTGATTTTCGGAACATAAGGAAAATGTATTACAGTGCCTCCACCTGAATCTTTATAAATGATTATGCCATTGTCCATTTCTTGAGAATATCCTGCTTGCATGACAGTTTCTTTGGTTACAGATTTTCCATCATCTTGTACAGCGTAAGCGATGGATCCTGTACATACAACAGCAAAAATAGCAACAAACAAAATACGTTTAAGAAAAGTAAATTTCATCCTCACACCAACTCCTCTTTAATCATATTATCCAAACCAGCCCAGGTAATATACTTCTAGAATTCTCTCTTAATTAAAACTTTGTGAATATGATCCCACACTCCTTTCACCTTTTCATTTGGCGGTATGCTTTTAATATAAAACCAAGAAAGTATACAAAATAAACAGTAACCTAATAATACACCTAAGGCATTTAGTATTACATCGTTAGTATCAACCCTTCTGGCAACATAACCAGATAAATAAAATATGTTTTCTAAAAACTGTAGAAGCTCTATCGAAATAGAAAATAAGAACCCTTTCCAAATAACTGATTTCAGATCGACATTACTTATAAACGGCAGTCCAAAACCAAAAGGAACGGTAATTATCACATTCCCCCATCCTTGTACTGAATTAAGATAAGAATATGTCAATTCACGAAATGGAATAAAGTTTAAACCGTTTTTCCAATCAACTCCATCTTTAATCAAGTCATTGTGTTGGAATAATCGAATCGGAAACAAAGTATAGTGAGCTACAGAAAGCAAATATATGAAAAATATCGAAAAACATAATATATATCCAATACTGCGTTGTTTCTTTCTCCACATATAAAAAATTAGCCATCCATATATTAAAACTATCACCGGCATAATAGTTTTAATGTCTATCATTATACCTAATCCCAATTATAACAACTCCTCACAATACCTGCATTAGTGCCTATTTGAACTGTATAAACATGTCATTGTTCATTGTTGCATATTTCGCTAAAATCTATGCAATTTTAGAGTATTAAAAAATATTTAGCTATTTAGTAAATCCTGATTTATTCTTCCTGATATAATTAATAATCATATAAAAAACAGCCATTACAGCAATACAGTAAAATGCCAAAAAATACTGCTGGTTAATAATTAAATATGCTATAGCCATTAAATAATAAATAATCAATATTGTATAAAGAGATAATGCTAAAAAATATCCATATTTTCTTTTCTTTAATAACCCAATTGATGATATAATAAATACAGCTCCAAATATGATACCAATAAAATAAAAATTTGTGCTTAGTATGACATTACTGCCAATTTTAAAGTTTACTCTTTCAAGCATCCTCATAATTGAGTCTAATATATACAAGGCCCCTTGTAACATAACTAATATAGCCACAAAGTTCATACTAACACCATCCAATAATTTTACACTTTTAATTAACAATTTTATTAATAAATAGAAATTTTATATTAAACTGGACATAATCAATCCTTTTTTGCTTTATCTTTTTGATAAACCTAAAAAACCTCTAAATTCGTTTCTTAAATCTTCTTCCTGAATCACTTTAAATTTTAAATTTTTTTCATCATATTCTAATACCATTACCTTGCCAAAAGAACCTGAATTTATATCAGGATCCATTATCAATATGCAATTATTACCAATATTTACTATGGCAATATTGTGACTTGCATATCCATTATTGTTGGGGACATATTGTACGCTACTTGTTCGATTGCCCAAAACTAATATAAACAATAAAACAATTATTATTAACATAAAAGTATGAGTAATTTTCTTACTTTCCATAGTATTTTAATACCTCCTCATTGTATTCTCTATTAATTTGATTTGTAATGTCATTCAAGTTATTATCATATAATGTCCAATTCATAGATATCGAATTAGTATTCTCAATCATCTCGTTTAGCTTAAAATCTTTTAAATAAAATTCATCATCTCTATTGATATTGACCTCATAATTTCGATTATCATATTTGCCAACAATTTTGGCTATTTTCCCTTTATAATTTATACCATATAAAACCAAATGATTCTCTTTATTAATTTTGATAATACAATCATTATTAAGATTTGTTCCATACCCAAATGATTCGATTTTATATTTGTTGTTTATTCCTTTTTTTAAAATAGCATATCCAGCAAATTTAAATTTAACTTTTGGTATGCTATAAGAAAAAAGCGTGAATTTAACATTATCTATTGTTATAGTTTTTTCTATATTTATTGAATTTTTTAAAATGTCTTTTGAAGAATCTGAAATTGTAATCATTTTATTTTGTAATAAAGAGACTTTCTTAATTATAGCATTTCGCTCCGATTCTCTAGTATTGTCAATGTTATAAGTAATAAAAATAGAAAAATACAAACTTATTGCTGTAACAGCAATAGCAATGCATATTATTATTATTTTTTTCATAAAATCCCTCCGCCATGCATTATTGATGAATAAAAATACACACTTAATCAAATAATTTCACATTTCCAATTTCATCATACCATACTTTATACCCATCTTTGCTACTGCCAGAAAACCAATAAATAGGTTTGCTATTCATATTTTTATCTTTATAAAATCTGGCATCTATAGACAGTATATAAAATTTGTCTTCTAATTCTTCCATATTACCTTCTTTAATCGCAAAATCCCTAATTATATGTAAAACATTTAATGCATCTTCTTTTTTACACCTTGAATCAATAATTATAGAAAAATATAAATAAGGTCTGGAATAATAAATTTTATATTCGGTAATACAGTTAGATTCATTTAACTTTTCTTTTAATGCTTTTATGGCACTTGTATTAATATTTTCATTATATATATATTTATGACTAATAATATATTTTGCACTTATTACAATTAAAATTGATAAAGACAAAATTATTAATACTATTAACGAGATTAGTTTATCTTTATTTATTTTAATCACCTCTACATAACCCCAAAATCTACCTAACTATTTTTTCCTCTCATAAATATAAAACAAATTAAAATAAAATTCGTTACAGTTTTTTATAAAAAATTTTTTAAATCAAAGTAAAAATTCATAGATTTTAAAGGAAATTTTTATCAAATCTCGATTTTATAACTTCTAAAAAATGTATACATTTTTTAAACTATATTGTATAATATATAAAAATACAATAATATTTTTGAAGTGGAGGAAAATTATGGTCAATATTATGTATATTTTACAATTCATATATGTTTTACTTTTATTTATCATAATTATTAAAGTTTTGATGAATGCAGCAAATTATATTGGTGAAAGGTTAAGATTTGGAGAGTTTTTTATGCACTTATTGCATTTACGAAAAGAGAAAAAATAGTTTTCATAGAATTAATAATGGAACCCGACAGTATGAGGTTCCATTATTAATTCTTAATAGACACTTCATTCTATAATATATTGCCATGTGTGTCTATGATGCCTATGTTTATAGCTGTCATTATTATTTTTATATCATTGTTCTCTCCAAATAACATACCTATAAAACAGATTACACTGGATTTTGTTACAGTTTTTAAAAATTTTTTATATTTATGGTCCTTGTCCGGGTAGATAGTCACCTTTTCTTGAAGTTATTTTCCAAACTCCATCTTCTTTAGCTAAATTGTAGTAAAATCTCATCGTTCCTCCCGGAGTAAATATAACTAATTTTTTTGGAGCATTCTTTATATCTTCTTGTAATTTTGCTTTCATTTCCGGCTTCATTTCTTCTTTTTTATCACTTGTTTTGTATTTGCTAATATCAATACCTTCCGGAACTAATCCTACAGCGGTTGAATGTCCAGTCACATCAGCTATTACAGTCGCTGTATCACCGCTTACATCAACACTGATAAAATTTATTTTTTCAACTATATTATTCTTGTCCCTATAATCTTTACTTTCTATTTCAGCTTTAACACCCATTTGTAAAATCTGAATTCTGTCAGCCAGAATTCCAGACTTTGCACTATAATATTTTTCTGCTTCTGAAACAACCCTTTGGTACATAGCATCTGCAACGTCACTTGGAACATCTATATCTGGTGAAGTTGTATACGCTTCTGGCAAAATACAAACTGAGGCTTCCATGTTTTCTGCATCACTAATTAATTGTTTTATTTTAATTATATCTTCATTTTTATTTTTATCCTGTAAGCCTGTCAATGACATGATTGCAATTACAGCAATCAATAATACTGCCAAGCTTATAAGAATGCTTTCTTTAGTTACTAATTTTTTATTCATCAATTTACACCTCTCTTAATTTGGTCTTATTGCTTATATATTATCACTATATCACTATCAAACATATAATGTAAAATACAATAATATATTTTGGAGGTATATATTATGTCAGATGGAGATAAGCATTACCACGATTATTTTGGTACAACCAGCACAGTGTTAGAGCACAACCATGATTACAAAGGATGTACCAGCTATGCCATACCATATGGCACAAGCCATATACACTATTACTCTGGGTACACGTCTATAGCCAAAAATCATAAACACTATGTAAATGGATACACAGGACCTGCCATAAGGACTAAAGATGGCCACGTCCACAAAATGGATGGCAGAACATCTTACGATAAAGACCATTATCATAATTACAGCAATTGCACTTCAAAGCAAATATACAATTGATATACTCCCTCTTTTGAGGGAGTTTTTATATTATTTGTGAGATATATCACATAAAAATTTGCGATTTTATGATAAAATTTTGTTAAATAAATAACCATTAGTCATGAAAACAGCAATACGAGGTGATATGATGGGTATTGAATTAGATGTAAAAAGTTTTGACGATGCCCTGAAAATATTAAGCAAAGATTACAAAATATTTGCTCCTATAAGGTTAAAAGGAAAAGGTTCATTTTCTGATACTGATCTTGTGACATACGGAGAAATTTCTTCCTATCGAGATATAGAATTAAGCGAAAAATCAAGGTATTCCCCAAAAGAGGTGATTTACCCTATAACACAAACCCTATTTTACTTTACAGAAGATGAATACAAAGAACCTGAAATTGACGATAAAGGAATCATCGTCTTTTTAAGACCTTGCGATGCTAACTCATATCTAAAATTAGACAATATTTTTCTAAAAAATGGTCCTTATGAAGATAATTATTACAAAAGGCTGAGAGATAAAGTCAAGTTCTTTGTCATAGAGTGCACAAAAGGCTTTTCTACTTGTTTCTGTGTGTCAACAGGTTCTAACAAGTTTTTAGATTATGATGTTTTTTTCCGGTTTGACAATGACAAGATAACATGCGATGTAAAAAACGACGAGTTTAGCTATGCTTTTTCAGGCAAAGAAGTGGAATTCACTCCAGAATTTATAGAAAAAAATGAAATCGAAATTAAATTGCCTGATGTAGACAAAATATCTCGAAATATAGAATATGTATTTAATCATGAATTGTGGGACGAATACACGAAAAGATGCATAGCTTGCGGAAGATGTACTGTATCATGTCCTACATGCAGTTGCTTTTCAATGCAAGATATATTTTACAAAGATAACCCTAAATGCGGAGAGAGAAGGCGGGTATGGGCTAGCTGCATGGTAGATGGATTTACTGATGTGGCAGGAGGTCACAGCTACAGGCAAAAATACGGTGAAAGAATGAGGTTTAAGGTGATGCACAAGATATACGACTACAAAAAACGCTTTGGCACAACAATGTGCGTAGGATGCGGAAGGTGTGACGATGTATGTCCAGAGTACATTTCATTTATAAAGATCGTGTCAAAAGTCACTGATGCAGTAGAGAGGTGAATCAAAATGGCAAATATATATATGCCAAGAAAAGCAGAAATATTGTCTATAATTCCTCAAACGGATATCGATTATACTTTTAGGCTAAAATCCAATATTATGCCAAAACATGGACAATTTTTACAAGTATCTATACCCAAAATCGGTGAAGCCCCAATATCGATAAGCGATTACACTGATGAATACATCGAACTTACCATAAGAAAAGTAGGCACTGTAACAGATGCTATACATGAATTAAAACCGGGAGATTTCTTGTTTATAAGAGGCCCATATGGCTACGGATTCCCTATTGAAGATTTTAAAGATAAAAATGTAGTGATCGCCGCTGGCGGTACAGGTCTTGCACCTGTCAAAAGCATAATAAACAGGTATTACAGAAATCCTAAAGAGATAAAAAAACTCAATATTTTGGTAGGTTTTAAATCCCCGAAAGACATACTCTTTGAAGATGAAATAAAAAAATGGGGAAAAAGTTTTGATGTCTTATTGACTGTTGACAATGGAGATGAAACGTGGACAGGAAATACAGGTTTAATCACAAAATTTATACCAGATTTAAGTATCGAAAGCCCTAATGATACGATCGTAATTGTCGTAGGTCCACCTATGATGATGAAATTTACATGCCTTGAATTTTTAAAGCGAGGTATACCAGAGGTAAATATATGGGTATCTTTCGAAAGAAAGATGTCATGCGGCATAGGAAAATGTGGCCATTGCAAGATAAATGAAACATACGTTTGCCTTGAAGGTCCTGTGTTCAACTTTACAAAATCTAAACAACTTCTCGATTAAAGGGGTGAAATAATGATTCTCGATATCGATACAAAACTCTTAAAGAAAAATGCATATAGAGTGACAAAGCAAAGAGGCATAACAGCTCTTAGAATAAGGGTTCCCGGTGGAGATCTAAATATAAAGTATCTCGACATAATAAAGGAAGTAGCTGAAAAGTACGGCAATGGAACTGTTCACATTACCACGCGTCAAGGCTTCGAAATACCAGGAATATCAATGGAGAAAATTGACGAGATAAATGAACTTATATCCCCCATTATAAGAGGACTTAAAGATGAAGGTGTCCAAATAGAAGATGAAGAAGGAGGATACCCTGCCGCAGGCACAAGAAACGTGTCGGCTTGCATCGGTAATCGGGTATGCCCATTTGCCAACTACGATACAACAGCACTTGCATTAAAGATAGAAAAGCTAATATACCCTAATGACTATCACGTAAAAATCGCAGTCACTGGTTGCCCCAATGATTGCATAAAAGCCCACATGCAAGACATAGGCATCATAGGTCAAGTTGAACCAATTTACGATCCATCAAGATGTATCGGGTGTCAAGCATGTGTAAAGAACTGTAAAAGAAGAGTGACTGGTGCCCTTACTTTTGAAAACTTCAAAGTCGTAAGGGATCCCAATAGATGCATTGGTTGCGGCGAATGCATATTGAAGTGTCCAACTTCTGCATGGACAAGAGGCGAAAAGTACTATAGACTCGTCATAATGGGTAGAACAGGCAAGAAAAACCCAAGACTGGCGCAGACATTTATTGAGTGGGCAGACGAAGAATCTGTGCTAAAAATAATAAAAAACATGTACGACTTTATCGATAAATACATCGACAGAACCTTAGATAAAGAGCATGTTGGATATATTGTCGATAGGGAAGGATTTAAAAAGTTTAAAGAAGAAGTATTAAAAGACGTCAAACTGCCTAAAAAAGCTAAAGTAGCAAATCATATAGATTACACAGGTTATAGATACGAAAGAAATACAATATACGATTAAGATAAGCCACTTACGGCTTATCTTTTTATCCATTTAGTATTGATATCGCTACTTCCTTTAAACCTTGATTTTAAATTGCCGACTAAATTGAACACTCCATGTGATAAATTGTAAATAAATCCAATAGCCTTGTCATCAAATTCATAATTGTAGTTTAAAGAATTCCCTTTATACAAGCCTTTTTCTTTCATATCTCTTTCAATTTCTGTCCCTGCTAATGGCAAGAGTCTACTTACAGGGTAATAGTCAAGCCTTTCCTTGCCTATCAATTTCACTGCATTATTTATAAAAGAAATGTTTTCGCTAAGCTCTTTAAAATTTATATGCGGATCGAACATGATAAATCCCATAGATATATAAAGCTCTAAATCATTTAAAATCTTTAAAGCATTTATATTGTCCTCAACCCTTACATCTTTTTTAAAACGGTCAAGAACTGTTTGCGATCCTGATTCAACACCTAAAAATACTCTTTTAAGCCCAGCCTTCTTTAGAATGGAAAAAAGCTCTTTATCTACATCGTTTACTCTGCATTGTATGCTAAAATTGATATTCATGCCGCTTCTTATGATTTCCTCGGCTAATCTATATGCCCTTTCATAACTTTTGCCTTTACCGCCTACAAACTCAGCATCGTTGAAAAATAAATTTCTTACATTGTATTTTTCATATAGTATTTTTATCTCATCAATGACATTCTCTACGCTTCTTTGCCTATACTTTTGTCCAAACTGGGAAAAAAATGGCCCAACGCTGCAAAAGCTGCATCTTCCATAGCATCCTCTTGATGTAAGTATTGATGCAAAACCTGACTTCAAGATTACTATCGGAAGCGTATCTCTTTCAGGATATGGCATACTATCAAGGTCATCTATGAGAGGTCTTTTGTCATTTACCTTTAAAGTATCGCCGTCCTTATAAGCTATGCCTTCTATATCCTTCCATTCTTCATCTTTTAGTATCTTTTTTGCAAGCTCTGTAAAAGTAAGCTCCCCTTCACCTAAAACAACTGTGTCAATCTGAGGGCACTCCATCAATATCTCATCGTATGAAAAAGTAGGGTATATGCCACCTACAGACAAATGCCCTTTATAACCCGTCTCTTTTATTCTTTTTATGAACCTTAAAGCTTCAATCGCACTATCTTGAAATGGTATGCTTACACCTATCAATTTTGGCTTGTCTTGCTTTATATCGTAAATAACATCATCTGGAAATAAATCATAAAGTGGCATGTCCACTATCTTTACACTGATGTGCTCTTTTCTAAGAAAAGCTGCTATATATGCAAGTCCTAAATGTTCGTATTTATCTTTCATACTTGATGATGGAGGATTTATAAGAAAAACATCGTACTGCTCCATTGTATCAATTCCTTTCAAATTTCCAACAATACACAACAAATATATATTTCTACACAAATCTTAAAAATCCTCCAAGCATATGTAACAATTTTATATATTTTGCAATTTTTCGTAGTTCAATTCAGAGAATGAACGTATAACCATGTCCGCCATACTTATGTCTTGATCTCCCGAATTAGGATTTATAAATCCCACTACTTTCATGCCAGCGCTTTTTGCAGCCAAAACTCCTTTATTTGAGTCCTCTATTACTATGCACCTTTCAGGTGCAATATTAAGTTTTTCTGCCGCATAAAGAAAAATATCAGGATATGGCTTACTTCTCTGTACAAAATCACCTGATACAAGCTCGTCAAAATAGCTTTCAAGCTTGAGTCTTTTTACAACAAGTTCAATTACATCAATAGGTGATGATGAAGCAACTGCAAGTTTCACTTCTCTTGAATACAATTCTTTTACAATTTCGTCTATGCCTTCTATAGGTTTTACTGCATCGTCATTTTCTGATATATAGTCAAAATACCTTTTTCTGTCCATCTCAACAAGTTCTTCAACCGTAAGCGGCACATTGCACTTATTCTTTACATATTCCCACATATAGTGAGACGTTGTCCCCACAAACGAAATATGCTCATCAAAAGATATATTGGCTCCTATTTCCTTGAAAATCTCTTCTTCCAATTGTATGTGCAGTGGCTCACTGTCGATTAATACACCATCCATATCAAAAATAACTGCTTCAAACACTTTAAGCACTCCTTCTCCCTTTATTCGCTACACATATAGTATATAAATTATTTAATCTCTTGTGAAGCCCTCATATAATTACTGTCACTTTCCTTAATACAAATGATGTATTTATAAAGTTAAACACCATAAAAAAAGGAATGCAATTTTTTTCTTGACTCTCCATCAAAATAATGTTAGAGTAACTTTATAAAATCATATGAGGAGGAATTTACAATAGATATCAATATTAAAAGTTTAAAAATCGGCGATTTAGTGGCAAAATTACCAATAATCCAAGGTGGAATGGGCGTAGGAGTGTCACTAAACAATCTCGCTTCTGCCGTAGCCAATGAAGGTGGCATCGGCGTAATATCTGCAGCAGGTATTGGCATGTTGGAAAAAGATTTTGCTACAAATTACATTGAGGCAAATATAAGGGCACTTAGAAAGGAAATTAAGAAAGCCAGAGAAAAAACTAAAGGTATAATTGGCGTTAATATAATGGTAGCACTTTCAAATTTTGCTGATATGGTTAAAACATCAATAGATGAAGGAATTGATATAATCTTTTCCGGCGCAGGACTTCCATTAAATCTCCCTAAATTTTTGAATAAAACATCTAAAACTAAATTAGTACCTATTGTTTCATCTGAAAGGGCATTCAATCTTATAGCAAAAAGATGGCTGCAAAAATACGATTATTTGCCAGATGCTGTTGTCGTTGAAGGTCCAATGGCTGGTGGTCACTTAGGATATTCAAATGAGCAAATATCAAATCCTGACTATTCTCTTGATAAAATACTAAAAGACGTATTAGAAAAAACAAGACAATATGAGAAAATCTCAGGAAAGCAAATACCTGTCATTGCTGCTGGTGGAATATATACAGGTGAAGACATATACAAATATCTAAAAATGGGTGCTGCTGGTGTACAAATGGCCACGCGTTTTGTCACAACCGATGAATGCGATGCGTCAGATGAATTTAAAAAGTCATATCTAAACTGCAAAAAAGAAGATATAGCTATAATAGAGAGTCCTGTCGGTATGCCAGGTAGAGCAATCATTAATAAGTTCCTTAATGATGTAAAATCAGGTGAAAGAAAACCATATAAGTGCTTGTATCACTGCATTAAGACGTGTGACTATAAAAAAAGCCCTTACTGTATATCGCAAGCACTTATAAACGCTCAAAAAGGACTTATGGCAAATGGATTTGCATTTGCCGGGGCCAATGCCTATAGAGCGG
This genomic interval carries:
- a CDS encoding YmaF family protein, which translates into the protein MSDGDKHYHDYFGTTSTVLEHNHDYKGCTSYAIPYGTSHIHYYSGYTSIAKNHKHYVNGYTGPAIRTKDGHVHKMDGRTSYDKDHYHNYSNCTSKQIYN
- a CDS encoding nitronate monooxygenase family protein, which gives rise to MNIKSLKIGDLVAKLPIIQGGMGVGVSLNNLASAVANEGGIGVISAAGIGMLEKDFATNYIEANIRALRKEIKKAREKTKGIIGVNIMVALSNFADMVKTSIDEGIDIIFSGAGLPLNLPKFLNKTSKTKLVPIVSSERAFNLIAKRWLQKYDYLPDAVVVEGPMAGGHLGYSNEQISNPDYSLDKILKDVLEKTRQYEKISGKQIPVIAAGGIYTGEDIYKYLKMGAAGVQMATRFVTTDECDASDEFKKSYLNCKKEDIAIIESPVGMPGRAIINKFLNDVKSGERKPYKCLYHCIKTCDYKKSPYCISQALINAQKGLMANGFAFAGANAYRADKIIPVKDLIGTIMDEYNKALYLNM
- the asrA gene encoding anaerobic sulfite reductase subunit AsrA, with product MGIELDVKSFDDALKILSKDYKIFAPIRLKGKGSFSDTDLVTYGEISSYRDIELSEKSRYSPKEVIYPITQTLFYFTEDEYKEPEIDDKGIIVFLRPCDANSYLKLDNIFLKNGPYEDNYYKRLRDKVKFFVIECTKGFSTCFCVSTGSNKFLDYDVFFRFDNDKITCDVKNDEFSYAFSGKEVEFTPEFIEKNEIEIKLPDVDKISRNIEYVFNHELWDEYTKRCIACGRCTVSCPTCSCFSMQDIFYKDNPKCGERRRVWASCMVDGFTDVAGGHSYRQKYGERMRFKVMHKIYDYKKRFGTTMCVGCGRCDDVCPEYISFIKIVSKVTDAVER
- a CDS encoding AsnC family protein translates to MNNDMFIKRGNGKLTVSYRESLLLNINPEKNSFDKTIDDDALLKKKRENNFLILLLNNFVNQCYRYRMLIEEGYFFILCDKDGYVIEIIANDQLNEDFKKLQFREGISLRLEDSGTNAVNIAMEYKSLAQLYGKDHCCDLFKNWYCTAMPITDHYNKEIVAYLDISRIKIPSIKEQSISLKNVAIYLEKCISCRSENMSFVGGEIDDTDKLILSSLVRNGVRKVVMDEVGISDRALRNHLNKLGILFDANNDIKIIMTAINIGIIDIHGNIL
- the asrC gene encoding sulfite reductase subunit C yields the protein MILDIDTKLLKKNAYRVTKQRGITALRIRVPGGDLNIKYLDIIKEVAEKYGNGTVHITTRQGFEIPGISMEKIDEINELISPIIRGLKDEGVQIEDEEGGYPAAGTRNVSACIGNRVCPFANYDTTALALKIEKLIYPNDYHVKIAVTGCPNDCIKAHMQDIGIIGQVEPIYDPSRCIGCQACVKNCKRRVTGALTFENFKVVRDPNRCIGCGECILKCPTSAWTRGEKYYRLVIMGRTGKKNPRLAQTFIEWADEESVLKIIKNMYDFIDKYIDRTLDKEHVGYIVDREGFKKFKEEVLKDVKLPKKAKVANHIDYTGYRYERNTIYD
- a CDS encoding radical SAM protein, whose translation is MCRNIYLLCIVGNLKGIDTMEQYDVFLINPPSSSMKDKYEHLGLAYIAAFLRKEHISVKIVDMPLYDLFPDDVIYDIKQDKPKLIGVSIPFQDSAIEALRFIKRIKETGYKGHLSVGGIYPTFSYDEILMECPQIDTVVLGEGELTFTELAKKILKDEEWKDIEGIAYKDGDTLKVNDKRPLIDDLDSMPYPERDTLPIVILKSGFASILTSRGCYGRCSFCSVGPFFSQFGQKYRQRSVENVIDEIKILYEKYNVRNLFFNDAEFVGGKGKSYERAYRLAEEIIRSGMNINFSIQCRVNDVDKELFSILKKAGLKRVFLGVESGSQTVLDRFKKDVRVEDNINALKILNDLELYISMGFIMFDPHINFKELSENISFINNAVKLIGKERLDYYPVSRLLPLAGTEIERDMKEKGLYKGNSLNYNYEFDDKAIGFIYNLSHGVFNLVGNLKSRFKGSSDINTKWIKR
- a CDS encoding copper amine oxidase N-terminal domain-containing protein translates to MKFTFLKRILFVAIFAVVCTGSIAYAVQDDGKSVTKETVMQAGYSQEMDNGIIIYKDSGGGTVIHFPYVPKIKLNGQEIKFTKEPFTLIDGITVVPAREFFEKLGATVNWHSDSQTITAEKDSTTVELTIGSKVAKINDKINELPVKVRLVDNCTYIPLRVISEAFGYKVDYKDGVITVDAAQGN
- a CDS encoding VanZ family protein; protein product: MGLGIMIDIKTIMPVIVLIYGWLIFYMWRKKQRSIGYILCFSIFFIYLLSVAHYTLFPIRLFQHNDLIKDGVDWKNGLNFIPFRELTYSYLNSVQGWGNVIITVPFGFGLPFISNVDLKSVIWKGFLFSISIELLQFLENIFYLSGYVARRVDTNDVILNALGVLLGYCLFCILSWFYIKSIPPNEKVKGVWDHIHKVLIKREF
- the asrB gene encoding anaerobic sulfite reductase subunit AsrB — its product is MANIYMPRKAEILSIIPQTDIDYTFRLKSNIMPKHGQFLQVSIPKIGEAPISISDYTDEYIELTIRKVGTVTDAIHELKPGDFLFIRGPYGYGFPIEDFKDKNVVIAAGGTGLAPVKSIINRYYRNPKEIKKLNILVGFKSPKDILFEDEIKKWGKSFDVLLTVDNGDETWTGNTGLITKFIPDLSIESPNDTIVIVVGPPMMMKFTCLEFLKRGIPEVNIWVSFERKMSCGIGKCGHCKINETYVCLEGPVFNFTKSKQLLD
- a CDS encoding HAD family phosphatase, producing MFEAVIFDMDGVLIDSEPLHIQLEEEIFKEIGANISFDEHISFVGTTSHYMWEYVKNKCNVPLTVEELVEMDRKRYFDYISENDDAVKPIEGIDEIVKELYSREVKLAVASSSPIDVIELVVKRLKLESYFDELVSGDFVQRSKPYPDIFLYAAEKLNIAPERCIVIEDSNKGVLAAKSAGMKVVGFINPNSGDQDISMADMVIRSFSELNYEKLQNI